In one Dreissena polymorpha isolate Duluth1 chromosome 7, UMN_Dpol_1.0, whole genome shotgun sequence genomic region, the following are encoded:
- the LOC127839608 gene encoding uncharacterized protein LOC127839608 produces MESTRPAQPTTNRDGSVTCNCGKVCCKNQRGLRIHRGKSDCQRVRSQGQRIASLASETQEYSSLDSTHSTEELYVQETSQDVFRNPEEDDDPLLELLQTQNSPEASKATDPDRPQQDTATITRKPRIKWPKASDKTSWTQLDEDLENILEASMQGPVDRKLTTLTTLIYSNLRRELKQLRRRYCASSPTERIGLAQLRDTVRTQLTSVRKAENSRRNTRERAKKRAAFTANPYKFARSLLDKERSGKLETPLEEIENFLHVTHSDPNREDVLGDCDRTDPAEEPEKQLNATEPTLGEVKEAVKKARAASAPGPNAIPYKVYKMCRLLLKRLWRLFKVVWRKGDVPEAWKEAEGIFTPKERNSKAVNQFRTISLLNVEGNIFFAILARRLTSFLTGNAYINTSVQKGGVPGFSGCIEHTSAITQLISEAKKGRKDLTVVWLDLANAYGSIPHQLIYTALRHYHVDGHIQKIITSYLDGIKLRFTVGNQMAEVGEGNRYRLHSFRGALHHGDEPADKCCPT; encoded by the exons ATGGAATCGACACGGCCTGCCCAACCGACTACGAATAGAGATGGATCGGTCACTTGTAATTGCGGAAAGGTGTGCTGCAAGAACCAACGCGGTCTACGCATTCACCGAGGGAAGTCTGATTGTCAACGTGTGAGATCACAAGGACAGCGCATAGCAAGTTTGGCTAGTGAGACGCAGGAGTACTCCAGTCTGGATTCAACCCACAGTACTGAAGAACTCTATGTTCAGGAGACCTCACAGGATGTCTTTCGAAATCCTGAGGAGGATGATGACCCCCTTTTAGAGCTATTACAGACTCAAAACAGCCCTGAAGCAAGCAAGGCGACTGATCCGGATAGACCACAGCAAGACACTGCCACTATAACCAGGAAACCAAGGATTAAGTGGCCCAAGGCTTCAGACAAGACATCATGGACCCAACTGGACGAGGACCTAGAGAACATCCTCGAAGCATCCATGCAAGGACCAGTAGACCGGAAGCTGACCACCCTCACAACCTTGATATATTCT AACTTAAGACGGGAACTCAAGCAGCTGAGACGAAGGTACTGTGCTAGTTCACCCACAGAGAGGATTGGACTTGCACAGCTTAGAGATACAGTTCGGACACAGCTGACATCAGTACGGAAAGCAGAAAACAGCAGAAGAAATACACGGGAACGGGCAAAGAAGAGGGCAGCTTTCACAGCCAACCCATACAAGTTCGCAAGATCCCTCCTCGACAAAGAAAGGTCAGGAAAGTTGGAAACTCCACTAGAGGAAATAGAGAACTTCCTTCATGTTACCCATTCTGACCCCAATCGAGAGGACGTGCTAGGGGACTGTGACAGAACAGATCCAGCGGAGGAACCCGAAAAACAGCTGAATGCGACGGAACCTACGCTTGGCGAGGTGAAAGAAGCTGTAAAAAAGGCCAGAGCTGCTTCGGCGCCAGGACCCAATGCCATCCCGTATAAAGTGTACAAGATGTGCCGACTACTTCTCAAGCGTTTATGGAGGCTCTTCAAAGTAGTCTGGAGGAAGGGGGATGTACCAGAGGCTTGGAAGGAGGCCGAGGGGATATTCACACCGAAGGAACGCAATTCTAAGGCGGTCAACCAGTTTCGAACGATCTCGCTGCTCAACGTCGAGGGAAACATATTCTTTGCCATCCTTGCAAGAAGACTCACATCTTTCCTGACAGGCAACGCATACATCAACACCTCGGTCCAGAAGGGAGGAGTTCCCGGTTTCTCCGGCTGCATAGAGCACACCAGTGCTATCACACAGCTAATAAGTGAGGCGAAGAAAGGGAGGAAGGATCTCACTGTAGTTTGGCTCGACTTGGCCAACGCATACGGGTCAATTCCACACCAGCTCATCTATACAGCCCTCCGACACTACCATGTGGACGGCCACATTCAGAAAATCATCACCAGTTACCTGGATGGAATCAAGCTCCGGTTTACTGTTGGTAACCAGATGGCAGAAGTTGGAGAAGGGAATCGTTACCGGCTGCACAGTTTCCGTGGTGCTCTTCATCATGGGGATGAACCTGCTGATAAATGCTGCCCAACGTGA
- the LOC127839609 gene encoding uncharacterized protein LOC127839609, with protein sequence MQGPVDRKLTTLTTLIYSVGKERFGLEEERVRKEPPRPNRRQVRIQNLRQRIGLAQLRDTVRTQLTSVRKAENSRRKTRERAKKRAAFTANPYKFARSLLDKERSGKLETPLEEIENFLHVTHSDPNREDVLGDCDRIDPAEEPEKQLNATEPTLGEVKEAVKKARAASAPGPNAIPYKVYKMCPLLLKRLWRLLKVVWRKGDVPEAWKEAEGIFTPKERNSKTVNQFRTISLLNVEGKIFFAILARRLTSFLTGNAYINTSLISEAKKGRKDLTVVWLDFANAYGSIPHQLIYTALRHYHVDGHIQKIITRYRDGIKLRLTVGDQLTRWQKLEKGIVTGCTVSVVLFIMGMNLLINAAQRETRGPKTESGIYLPSSRGFMDDLTMTTTTHVQARWMLTALTDVASWGRMKFKAAKSRSLVIKKGQTTERFKLYVQNEEIPSIVTSPIKCLGKWFDASLQDRDNVKNLKQQVEEGLKKIDRCGLPGKFKAWLYQHALLPRLIWPLMLYEVPSTTVEALERITSRHLRKWLGVPPSFTSIGLYGKSNKLQLPLSSLVEEFKTAKARLVLTLRDSPDEFIREAGIQTRTSRKWSATESVSKAENTLKHKDIVGVTAVGREGIGARNVVLWSRSDQKERRAMIQSEVKRAEENARQARAVGMGAQGAWTTWNTADRKLTWGDIWKYEPFRFSFLLSTALTQGRYRWRHDLVLRELADWLEKERKKEHGNHPRHGHIAFVKSGETVKTQKPTKASILDGSRD encoded by the exons ATGCAAGGACCAGTAGACCGGAAGCTGACCACCCTCACAACCTTGATATATTCTGTAGGAAAGGAGAGGTTTGGACTAGAAGAGGAGAGAGTGCGGAAGGAACCTCCAAGACCAAACAGGCGGCAAGTTCGTATCCAGAACTTGAGAC AGAGGATTGGACTTGCACAGCTTAGAGATACAGTTCGGACACAGCTGACATCAGTACGGAAAGCAGAAAACAGCAGAAGAAAGACACGGGAACGGGCAAAGAAGAGGGCAGCTTTCACAGCCAACCCATACAAGTTCGCAAGATCCCTCCTCGACAAAGAAAGGTCAGGAAAGTTGGAAACTCCACTAGAGGAAATAGAGAACTTCCTTCATGTTACCCATTCTGACCCCAATCGAGAGGACGTGCTAGGGGACTGTGACAGAATAGATCCAGCGGAGGAACCCGAAAAACAGCTGAATGCGACGGAACCTACGCTTGGCGAGGTGAAAGAAGCTGTAAAAAAGGCCAGAGCTGCTTCGGCGCCAGGACCCAATGCCATCCCGTATAAAGTGTACAAGATGTGCCCACTACTTCTCAAGCGTTTATGGAGGCTCCTCAAAGTAGTCTGGAGGAAGGGGGATGTACCAGAGGCTTGGAAGGAGGCCGAGGGGATATTCACACCGAAGGAACGCAATTCCAAGACGGTCAACCAGTTCCGAACGATCTCGCTGCTCAACGTCGAGGGAAAGATATTCTTTGCCATCCTTGCAAGAAGACTCACATCTTTCCTGACAGGCAACGCATACATCAACACCTCG CTAATAAGTGAGGCGAAGAAAGGGAGGAAGGATCTCACTGTAGTATGGCTCGACTTTGCCAACGCATACGGGTCAATTCCACACCAGCTCATCTATACAGCCCTCCGACACTACCATGTGGACGGCCACATTCAGAAAATCATCACCCGTTACCGGGATGGAATCAAGCTCCGGTTGACTGTTGGTGACCAGCTAACCAGATGGCAGAAGTTGGAGAAGGGAATCGTTACCGGCTGCACAGTTTCCGTGGTGCTCTTCATCATGGGAATGAACCTGCTGATAAATGCTGCCCAACGTGAGACACGTGGACCAAAGACAGAGTCAGGAATCTATCTCCCATCTAGCAGAGGCTTCATGGATGACCTCACAATGACGACAACAACACACGTCCAAGCTAGATGGATGTTGACAGCCCTGACGGATGTCGCTTCATGGGGAAGAATGAAGTTCAAAGCAGCAAAATCCAGATCTCTTGTCATAAAGAAAGGACAGACAACAGAGAGGTTCAAACTCTACGTACAGAACGAAGAGATTCCTTCCATAGTGACGAGTCCAATAAAATGCCTGGGCAAGTGGTTTGATGCAAGCCTACAAGATCGCGACAATGTCAAGAACTTAAAGCAACAGGTAGAGGAGGGTCTCAAGAAGATAGACCGCTGCGGACTACCCGGCAAGTTCAAAGCCTGGCTTTACCAGCATGCACTGCTCCCAAGACTAATCTGGCCGTTGATGCTTTACGAGGTACCCAGCACAACAGTGGAAGCCCTGGAGAGAATCACTAGTCGACACCTCAGGAAGTGGCTAGGAGTTCCACCCAGCTTTACCAGTATTGGACTCTATGGGAAGAGCAACAAGTTACAGCTCCCGCTATCTTCACTGGTAGAAGAGTTCAAGACAGCAAAAGCAAGACTTGTGTTGACCTTGAGGGACTCTCCGGACGAGTTCATCCGTGAGGCAGGGATCCAAACCCGAACGAGCAGGAAATGGTCAGCGACAGAGTCTGTGAGCAAGGCAGAGAACACGCTCAAGCACAAAGACATTGTCGGAGTGACTGCAGTTGGACGTGAAGGAATTGGTGCGAGAAATGTGGTACTGTGGAGCCGATCAGACCAGAAAGAGAGGCGAGCGATGATTCAGTCTGAGGTCAAGAGGGCGGAAGAAAATGCCAGACAAGCAAGGGCTGTGGGGATGGGAGCGCAGGGAGCATGGACCACGTGGAATACCGCAGACAGGAAGTTGACCTGGGGAGACATCTGGAAGTATGAGCCTTTTCGGTTTTCCTTTCTGCTCAG TACAGCACTGACACAGGGAAGATATAGATGGAGGCATGACTTGGTCCTCAGAGAGTTGGCTGACTGGCTAGAGAAGGAAAGGAAGAAGGAACATGGTAATCACCCCCGCCATGGGCACATCGCTTTTGTCAAATCGGGTGAGACCGTGAAGACACAGaaaccaacaaaagcatcaattCTTGATGGCTCTAGAGACTGA